A stretch of the Cucurbita pepo subsp. pepo cultivar mu-cu-16 chromosome LG16, ASM280686v2, whole genome shotgun sequence genome encodes the following:
- the LOC111777603 gene encoding uncharacterized protein LOC111777603, translated as MWRLIAALRPTLHNFTNSHRVADESMFTTTEFPIYAVANHHHHRRRPAAHRTFSAVFSIIRAPFSILSCFAPPPVHSSADTFWLSTDHYFASTISETNHLMVSDGMRYAMLM; from the coding sequence atGTGGCGCCTCATCGCAGCTCTTCGCCCTACCCTCCACAACTTCACTAACAGCCACCGCGTCGCCGATGAGAGCATGTTCACTACAACTGAATTCCCCATCTACGCCGTCGCcaatcaccaccaccaccgccgccgccctGCTGCTCACCGCACCTTCTCTGCCGTCTTCAGCATCATTCGTGCCCCTTTCTCTATTCTCTCTTGCTTCGCTCCACCACCCGTTCACTCCTCCGCCGACACCTTCTGGCTCTCCACCGATCACTATTTTGCCTCCACCATTTCCGAGACCAATCACCTTATGGTAAGCGACGGCATGCGTTACGCCATGTTGATGTAG
- the LOC111777862 gene encoding heterogeneous nuclear ribonucleoprotein 1 isoform X1, whose protein sequence is MQTDSGKLFVGGISWDTDEDRLKEYFSAFGEVVEAVIMKDRTTGRGRGFGFIVFADPSVADRVIREKHNIDGRMVEAKRAVPRNDQNIVGRTSGSINVSPGPGRTRKIFVGGLASTVTESEFKNYFDQFGTITDVVVMYDHNTLRPRGFGFITYDSEEAVEKVLIKTFHELNGKMVEVKRAVPKELSPGPSRSPLGGYNYGQSRVNSFLNGYTQGYSSSTIGGYGVRMDGRFSPVSSGRSVFTPFSSGYGMGVNFEIGLNPGYGGSSNFTNNLNYGRGLSPYYTGNSDRFGNIGYESGNGGNSSFFSSATQNLWGSGGLNNGTNSANSNAHLGSASVGGGIGGTAFANSGVNWGSSGILSQGGGNNVFSNSGNHNYGGIDSSYSIGAGGYGRNSGTVLPPTSSFPTSTVGFDGPFADFYNASYGDLTWRSSNFERDVSGPFGYGLGNAASDVSSRSSPGFIGGHSVNRRQSNRGNTT, encoded by the exons atgcaaACTGATAGTGGCAAATTATTTGTTGGTGGGATATCTTGGGATACTGATGAAGACCGGCTTAAAGAGTACTTCAGTGCCTTTGGGGAGGTTGTAGAAGCTGTCATTATGAAGGATCGGACTACAGGTCGAGGTCGAGGCTTCGGCTTCATAGTTTTTGCTGATCCAAGTGTTGCAGATAGAGTTATAAGGGAGAAGCATAATATTGATGGAAGAATG GTTGAGGCAAAAAGGGCTGTTCCTAGAAATGACCAGAACATTGTAGGTAGAACCAGTGGTAGCATTAATGTTTCTCCTGGTCCTGGACGAACTAGAAAGATATTTGTTGGGGGCTTAGCATCTACTGTTACAGAGAGTGAATTCAAGAATTATTTTGATCAATTCGGAACAATTACAGATGTTGTGGTGATGTATGACCACAATACTCTTCGACCCAGAGGTTTCGGGTTTATTACATATGATTCGGAAGAAGCGGTCGAGAAAGTTCTTATCAAGACTTTCCAtgaattgaatggaaaaatGGTTGAAGTCAAGCGTGCAGTTCCAAAAGAGTTGTCACCAGGCCCAAGCCGAAGTCCACTTGGTGGATACAATTATGGTCAGAGTAGGGTCAATAGCTTCCTTAATGGTTATACTCAGGGGTATAGTTCAAGTACAATTGGAGGTTATGGGGTTAGAATGGATGGTAGATTTAGTCCAGTTTCTAGTGGTCGAAGTGTATTCACTCCGTTCAGTTCGGGTTATGGAATGGGCGTGAACTTTGAGATTGGCTTGAATCCAGGGTACGGGGGAAGTTCCAATTTTACCAATAATCTCAATTATGGACGGGGACTGAGCCCGTATTATACTGGTAATTCGGATAGATTTGGCAATATAGGGTATGAGAGTGGCAATGGAGGAAACTCATCCTTCTTCAGCTCAGCAACTCAAAACTTGTGGGGAAGTGGAGGGCTCAACAATGGAACAAACTCTGCCAACTCCAATGCTCATTTGGGATCAGCAAGCGTTGGCGGCGGCATTGGGGGAACTGCATTTGCCAATTCTGGAGTTAACTGGGGTAGCTCCGGAATCTTGTCTCAAGGTGGAGGAAACAATGTTTTTAGTAACTCTGGGAATCATAATTATGGAGGTATTGACAGTAGTTATAGTATAGGAGCTGGAGGATATGGGAGGAACAGTGGTACTGTTTTGCCTCCAACATCATCATTTCCTACCTCAACTGTCGGTTTTGACGGGCCTTTTGCAGATTTCTACAATGCCAGTTATGGCGATCTCACGTGGCGATCTTccaattttgaaagagacgtctCTGGACCCTTTGGTTATGGACTCGGCAATGCTGCTTCTGATGTCTCATCCAGAAGCTCTCCTGGTTTTATTGGTGGTCATAGTGTTAATAGGAGGCAGTCAAACAGAG GAAACACTACCTAG
- the LOC111777881 gene encoding thymidine kinase a, whose product MESLRNSFSLTSTDGGAVSAGSPHRVAGEVHVIIGPMFAGKTTALLRRIKAESSSGRNVVMIKSSKDTRYAIDSVVTHDGAKFPCWALPDLSSFRQKFGEDAYNKLDVIGVDEAQFFDDLYDFCCDVADKDGKIIIVAGLDGDYLRRRFGSVLDVVPLADTVTKLTARCELCGKRAFFTLRKTEETRTELIAGADVYMPVCRHHYANGQEVIQSSKNILGSRALRTGSNLEALPSLI is encoded by the exons ATGGAGTCCTTGAGGAATTCATTTTCATTGACCTCCACCGATGGTGGCGCCGTCAGTGCAGGATCTCCACACCGCGTCGCAGGCGAAGTCCATGTGATCATCGGTCCTATGTTTGCCGGAAAAACCACCGCTCTACTCCGTCGGATCAAAGCTGAGAGCAGCAGTGGCAG GAATGTGGTGATGATCAAGTCAAGCAAGGACACAAGGTACGCTATTGATTCGGTAGTAACACATGATGGGGCCAAATTTCCATGCTGGGCACTGCCAGATCTTTCGTCTTTCCGACAGAAATTTGGAGAAGATGCTTATAACAAG CTGGATGTGATTGGTGTTGATGAAGCTCAATTTTTCGATGATCTCTATGATTTTTGCTGCGATGTTGCTGATAAAGATGGCAAAATCATTATCGTTGCTGGCTTAGATGGAGATTACCTCAG GAGGAGATTTGGTTCAGTGCTTGATGTAGTACCTCTGGCTGACACAGTAACTAAGTTGACAGCTAGATGTGAACTTTGTGGTAAAAGAGCCTTCTTTACCTTGAGAAAGACAGAGGAGACAAGGACCGAGCTTATCGCTGGGGCTGATGTCTATATGCCGGTGTGCCGCCACCACTATGCCAATGGACAAGAAGTCATACAATCTTCCAAGAATATTCTGGGATCTCGTGCTCTTAGAACAGGCTCTAATCTAGAGGCACTTCCTTCACTTATCTAA
- the LOC111777862 gene encoding heterogeneous nuclear ribonucleoprotein 1 isoform X2, whose protein sequence is MQTDSGKLFVGGISWDTDEDRLKEYFSAFGEVVEAVIMKDRTTGRGRGFGFIVFADPSVADRVIREKHNIDGRMVEAKRAVPRNDQNIVGRTSGSINVSPGPGRTRKIFVGGLASTVTESEFKNYFDQFGTITDVVVMYDHNTLRPRGFGFITYDSEEAVEKVLIKTFHELNGKMVEVKRAVPKELSPGPSRSPLGGYNYGQSRVNSFLNGYTQGYSSSTIGGYGVRMDGRFSPVSSGRSVFTPFSSGYGMGVNFEIGLNPGYGGSSNFTNNLNYGRGLSPYYTGNSDRFGNIGYESGNGGNSSFFSSATQNLWGSGGLNNGTNSANSNAHLGSASVGGGIGGTAFANSGVNWGSSGILSQGGGNNVFSNSGNHNYGGIDSSYSIGAGGYGRNSGTVLPPTSSFPTSTVGFDGPFADFYNASYGDLTWRSSNFERDVSGPFGYGLGNAASDVSSRSSPGFIGGHSVNRRQSNRG, encoded by the exons atgcaaACTGATAGTGGCAAATTATTTGTTGGTGGGATATCTTGGGATACTGATGAAGACCGGCTTAAAGAGTACTTCAGTGCCTTTGGGGAGGTTGTAGAAGCTGTCATTATGAAGGATCGGACTACAGGTCGAGGTCGAGGCTTCGGCTTCATAGTTTTTGCTGATCCAAGTGTTGCAGATAGAGTTATAAGGGAGAAGCATAATATTGATGGAAGAATG GTTGAGGCAAAAAGGGCTGTTCCTAGAAATGACCAGAACATTGTAGGTAGAACCAGTGGTAGCATTAATGTTTCTCCTGGTCCTGGACGAACTAGAAAGATATTTGTTGGGGGCTTAGCATCTACTGTTACAGAGAGTGAATTCAAGAATTATTTTGATCAATTCGGAACAATTACAGATGTTGTGGTGATGTATGACCACAATACTCTTCGACCCAGAGGTTTCGGGTTTATTACATATGATTCGGAAGAAGCGGTCGAGAAAGTTCTTATCAAGACTTTCCAtgaattgaatggaaaaatGGTTGAAGTCAAGCGTGCAGTTCCAAAAGAGTTGTCACCAGGCCCAAGCCGAAGTCCACTTGGTGGATACAATTATGGTCAGAGTAGGGTCAATAGCTTCCTTAATGGTTATACTCAGGGGTATAGTTCAAGTACAATTGGAGGTTATGGGGTTAGAATGGATGGTAGATTTAGTCCAGTTTCTAGTGGTCGAAGTGTATTCACTCCGTTCAGTTCGGGTTATGGAATGGGCGTGAACTTTGAGATTGGCTTGAATCCAGGGTACGGGGGAAGTTCCAATTTTACCAATAATCTCAATTATGGACGGGGACTGAGCCCGTATTATACTGGTAATTCGGATAGATTTGGCAATATAGGGTATGAGAGTGGCAATGGAGGAAACTCATCCTTCTTCAGCTCAGCAACTCAAAACTTGTGGGGAAGTGGAGGGCTCAACAATGGAACAAACTCTGCCAACTCCAATGCTCATTTGGGATCAGCAAGCGTTGGCGGCGGCATTGGGGGAACTGCATTTGCCAATTCTGGAGTTAACTGGGGTAGCTCCGGAATCTTGTCTCAAGGTGGAGGAAACAATGTTTTTAGTAACTCTGGGAATCATAATTATGGAGGTATTGACAGTAGTTATAGTATAGGAGCTGGAGGATATGGGAGGAACAGTGGTACTGTTTTGCCTCCAACATCATCATTTCCTACCTCAACTGTCGGTTTTGACGGGCCTTTTGCAGATTTCTACAATGCCAGTTATGGCGATCTCACGTGGCGATCTTccaattttgaaagagacgtctCTGGACCCTTTGGTTATGGACTCGGCAATGCTGCTTCTGATGTCTCATCCAGAAGCTCTCCTGGTTTTATTGGTGGTCATAGTGTTAATAGGAGGCAGTCAAACAGAGGTTAG
- the LOC111777880 gene encoding probable serine/threonine-protein kinase WNK11 gives MPDENSIPFDRDAEPFVEVDPTGRFGRYNDLLGSGAVKKVYRAFDQEEGIEVAWNQVRLRNFSGDPMFINRLRSEVQLLSTLNNKYIIVCYSVWNDDEHNTLNFITEVCTSGNLREYRKKHRHVSIKALKKWSKQVLEGLDYLHTHEPCIIHRDLNCSNIFVNGNIGQVKIGDLGLAAIVGRSHAAHSIIGTPEYMAPELYEEDYTEMVDIYSFAMCLLEMVTMEIPYSECDSVAKIFRKVTTGIKPQALDKVANDEVRAFIEKCIAQPRARPSASELLKDPFFDEVGDEDSEQS, from the exons ATGCCAGATGAAAATTCAATTCCATTTGATCGAGATGCAGAGCCTTTTGTTGAGGTCGATCCAACTGGAAGGTTTGGACGATACAATGATCTTCTTGGGTCTGGAGCAGTGAAGAAAGTTTATAGAGCATTTGATCAGGAGGAAGGAATTGAGGTTGCTTGGAATCAGGTTCGATTGAGAAATTTTAGTGGGGATCCAATGTTCATTAACCGCTTGAGATCTGAGGTTCAGCTGCTGAGCACGTTAAACAACAAGTATATAATTGTTTGTTACAGTGTTTGGAATGATGATGAGCATAATACGTTGAATTTCATTACCGAGGTGTGCACATCAGGAAATCTGAGGGAATATCGTAAGAAACATCGACATGTGTCAATTAAGGCCTTGAAGAAGTGGTCAAAACAGGTACTCGAGGGATTGGATTATCTTCATACTCACGAACCTTGCATTATTCACAGGGACCTCAACTGCAGTAACATATTTGTCAATGGTAACATTGGGCAG GTTAAAATAGGCGATCTAGGTCTTGCAGCTATAGTTGGCAGGAGTCATGCTGCACATTCAATCATAGGAACACCAGAGTATATGGCACCAGAGCTGTATGAAGAAGACTACACAGAGATGGTGGATATATACTCCTTTGCGATGTGTTTGCTCGAGATGGTTACAATGGAGATACCATACAGTGAGTGTGATAGTGTTGCGAAAATATTCAGGAAGGTGACAACTGGAATAAAACCCCAAGCATTAGACAAAGTGGCTAATGATGAAGTGAGGGCTTTCATTGAGAAGTGCATTGCACAACCAAGAGCAAGGCCTTCCGCTTCCGAACTTCTCAAGGATCCCTTCTTTGACGAAGTTGGGGATGAAGATTCTGAGCAGTCTTAA
- the LOC111777643 gene encoding scarecrow-like protein 21 isoform X1 — protein MQASQLHRDSHMSKRLCYQPIQGADTYCFSQLCSSAGNQRAQLNVDDIGDRYCTLESSSGSQGYAAHNSTSNVTFSSNGSTISQQDSRSNPSDQHNSIDYAYGSPVSGSSITDDLSDFRHKLRELESVMLGPDSDVIDSFDSIFQEGTENPEMGTWGQVMDVITKGSLKKILIACAKAVSDNDVLMAQWLMDELRKMVSVCGEPMQRLGAYMLEGLVARLASSGSCIYKSLRCKEPARAELLSYMHILYEVCPYFKFGYMSANGAIAEAMKDEDRVHIIDFQISQGTQWITLIQAFASRPGRPPHIRITGIDDPASAYARGGGLDIVGRRLSKLAKLYNVPFEFHSAAISGCDVQQKNLSIRRGEALAVNFAFMLHHMPDESVSTENHRDRLLRLVKGLSPKVVTVVEQESNTNTAAFYPRFIETLDYYNAMFESIDVTLPRQHKERINIEQHCLAREVVNILACEGAERVERHELLGKWRLRFAMAGFTAYPLSSLVNATIKTLLDNYSNRYRIEEREGALYLGWMDRDLVASCAWK, from the coding sequence ATGCAAGCTTCTCAGCTTCATAGAGATTCACATATGTCGAAGAGGCTATGTTATCAGCCAATTCAAGGAGCGGATACCTACTGTTTCTCCCAATTATGTTCTAGTGCTGGCAACCAAAGAGCTCAGCTCAATGTCGATGACATCGGTGATCGGTACTGCACTCTGGAGTCGTCCTCTGGTAGCCAAGGCTATGCAGCTCACAACTCAACGTCGAATGTCACTTTCTCATCCAATGGGAGCACAATATCGCAACAGGATTCTCGTTCGAATCCCTCTGATCAGCATAATTCCATTGACTATGCATATGGCTCCCCTGTAAGCGGATCCAGCATAACAGATGATCTTAGTGATTTTAGGCACAAATTAAGGGAACTGGAAAGTGTAATGCTTGGCCCTGATTCTGATGTTATTGATAGTTTTGATAGTATCTTCCAGGAGGGAACTGAGAATCCAGAGATGGGAACTTGGGGGCAAGTGATGGATGTTATCACCAAAGGAAGCTTAAAAAAGATTCTAATAGCTTGTGCTAAAGCTGTATCAGATAACGATGTGTTGATGGCGCAATGGCTGATGGATGAATTGCGTAAGATGGTTTCGGTTTGCGGTGAACCGATGCAGCGATTGGGAGCGTATATGCTTGAGGGGCTGGTTGCACGGTTAGCCTCCTCAGGTAGTTGCATCTATAAATCTTTGAGATGCAAGGAACCAGCACGAGCCGAGCTTCTCTCGTATATGCACATTCTTTACGAGGTTTGCCCGTACTTTAAATTCGGATACATGTCAGCCAATGGTGCCATTGCAGAAGCTATGAAAGATGAAGATAGAGTTCACATCATTGATTTCCAAATTTCTCAGGGTACTCAATGGATCACTTTGATTCAAGCTTTTGCAAGCAGGCCTGGTCGACCGCCTCACATTCGTATAACCGGTATAGATGATCCTGCATCGGCTTATGCTCGTGGAGGCGGGCTAGACATCGTTGGTAGGAGGCTTTCCAAGTTAGCAAAATTGTATAATGTGCCATTTGAGTTTCACTCCGCTGCCATTTCTGGCTGTGATGTTCAGCAAAAAAACTTAAGCATTCGACGAGGGGAGGCTTTAGCAGTGAATTTCGCGTTCATGCTACACCATATGCCAGACGAGAGCGTAAGCACCGAAAATCACCGAGATAGACTATTGAGGCTGGTTAAGGGTCTGTCCCCAAAGGTAGTGACAGTCGTCGAACAAGAATCCAACACGAACACCGCTGCATTCTATCCCCGGTTCATCGAAACGCTGGATTACTACAACGCCATGTTTGAATCAATCGACGTTACTCTTCCAAGACAACACAAGGAGCGAATTAACATCGAGCAGCATTGTCTAGCAAGGGAAGTTGTGAACATACTAGCATGCGAAGGGGCCGAAAGAGTGGAACGACACGAGCTACTCGGAAAATGGAGACTCCGATTCGCAATGGCAGGATTTACAGCTTACCCATTAAGCTCTTTGGTTAATGCTACCATAAAAACGTTATTAGATAACTATTCTAACAGGTATAggattgaagagagagaaggggcTCTGTATCTAGGCTGGATGGATAGGGATTTGGTCGCTTCCTGTGCATGGAAGTGA
- the LOC111776695 gene encoding F-box protein At3g07870-like: protein MSAGSAFPLHNKKPNLPHQMDNLSHDVLRHILSRLPISSLIRFQYVCRSWRLLAQNPQFLDQHENFRCLIFHCDYPIRNHLCFVDFPAFKQQKQPVKRISTPFSATMPEYDVVGSCNGFLCLSDSLYNEKLFIYNPFTREYLELPKTKEFPNPDVVCGIGFHPQTKQFKVIKIVYSRGFRRIQRRVHHSEVQIFTLGSSNWRSVGRISHHLAHGQSQAIVNGRLHWVSLPRRHHHGRTIVSFDLATEEFIDIPKPDYGSLSRCNYHLVILNGCLSAAVYCTHGKMEIWVMEQYGVKESWVKRFNIGTYMPKSIKQEASEISFKVSKIVLRSKIVKVVCILKSGELLLEYRNRALVLFNPTTGKFKDVIFEGMPNWFHTVVHFASLNRIDSLFE, encoded by the coding sequence ATGTCCGCAGGCTCTGCATTTCCCCTGCACAACAAGAAGCCCAATCTCCCACACCAAATGGATAATCTTAGCCATGATGTTCTTCGCCACATCCTTTCTCGCCTACCCATTTCATCTTTGATTCGATTCCAATATGTTTGCAGGTCATGGCGTCTTCTCGCTCAAAACCCTCAATTTCTTGACCAACATGAAAACTTTCGTTGCTTAATCTTCCACTGTGATTACCCCATCAGAAACCACCTCTGTTTCGTCGATTTCCCTGCtttcaaacaacaaaaacagcCCGTCAAGAGGATTTCCACTCCTTTTTCTGCTACAATGCCTGAGTACGACGTCGTAGGCTCCTGCAATGGCTTCCTCTGTTTATCGGATTCTCTTTACAATGAAAAGCTCTTTATATACAACCCCTTTACTAGAGAGTACCTGGAATTACCCAAAACCAAGGAATTTCCGAACCCGGATGTGGTTTGTGGGATTGGATTTCATCCACAAACCAAACAGTTCAAAGTCATTAAGATTGTTTACTCCAGAGGCTTCCGCCGTATCCAGAGACGCGTCCACCACTcagaagttcaaattttcactttGGGAAGCTCGAATTGGAGAAGCGTAGGCAGAATTAGCCACCATCTAGCTCATGGCCAGTCGCAGGCCATCGTCAACGGCAGACTCCACTGGGTTTCTCTACCTCGACGGCACCATCACGGTCGCACCATCGTCTCATTTGACTTAGCAACAGAGGAATTCATAGACATCCCAAAGCCTGATTATGGGAGCTTGAGTCGTTGCAATTACCATTTAGTGATTCTAAATGGGTGTCTCTCAGCTGCCGTTTACTGTACTCACGGCAAAATGGAAATATGGGTCATGGAACAGTACGGCGTAAAGGAATCTTGGGTCAAACGCTTTAACATTGGGACTTACATGCCCAAATCCATCAAACAAGAAGCATCAGAGATTTCTTTCAAGGTCTCCAAGATTGTTCTGCGGAGTAAAATCGTTAAAGTTGTTTGCATTTTGAAAAGTGGAGAGCTTTTGTTGGAGTATAGAAACAGAGCTCTGGTTCTTTTCAATCCAACTACTGGGAAATTTAAGGATGTCATTTTTGAGGGCATGCCCAATTGGTTTCATACTGTTGTTCATTTTGCTAGCCTGAATCGGATCGATTCCCTCTTTGAATAG
- the LOC111777643 gene encoding scarecrow-like transcription factor PAT1 isoform X2, with product MQASQLHRDSHMSKRLCYQPIQGADTYCFSQLCSSAGNQRAQLNVDDIGDRYCTLESSSGSQGYAAHNSTSNVTFSSNGSTISQQDSRSNPSDQHNSIDYAYGSPVSGSSITDDLSDFRHKLRELESVMLGPDSDVIDSFDSIFQEGTENPEMGTWGQVMDVITKGSLKKILIACAKAVSDNDVLMAQWLMDELRKMVSVCGEPMQRLGAYMLEGLVARLASSGSCIYKSLRCKEPARAELLSYMHILYEGTQWITLIQAFASRPGRPPHIRITGIDDPASAYARGGGLDIVGRRLSKLAKLYNVPFEFHSAAISGCDVQQKNLSIRRGEALAVNFAFMLHHMPDESVSTENHRDRLLRLVKGLSPKVVTVVEQESNTNTAAFYPRFIETLDYYNAMFESIDVTLPRQHKERINIEQHCLAREVVNILACEGAERVERHELLGKWRLRFAMAGFTAYPLSSLVNATIKTLLDNYSNRYRIEEREGALYLGWMDRDLVASCAWK from the exons ATGCAAGCTTCTCAGCTTCATAGAGATTCACATATGTCGAAGAGGCTATGTTATCAGCCAATTCAAGGAGCGGATACCTACTGTTTCTCCCAATTATGTTCTAGTGCTGGCAACCAAAGAGCTCAGCTCAATGTCGATGACATCGGTGATCGGTACTGCACTCTGGAGTCGTCCTCTGGTAGCCAAGGCTATGCAGCTCACAACTCAACGTCGAATGTCACTTTCTCATCCAATGGGAGCACAATATCGCAACAGGATTCTCGTTCGAATCCCTCTGATCAGCATAATTCCATTGACTATGCATATGGCTCCCCTGTAAGCGGATCCAGCATAACAGATGATCTTAGTGATTTTAGGCACAAATTAAGGGAACTGGAAAGTGTAATGCTTGGCCCTGATTCTGATGTTATTGATAGTTTTGATAGTATCTTCCAGGAGGGAACTGAGAATCCAGAGATGGGAACTTGGGGGCAAGTGATGGATGTTATCACCAAAGGAAGCTTAAAAAAGATTCTAATAGCTTGTGCTAAAGCTGTATCAGATAACGATGTGTTGATGGCGCAATGGCTGATGGATGAATTGCGTAAGATGGTTTCGGTTTGCGGTGAACCGATGCAGCGATTGGGAGCGTATATGCTTGAGGGGCTGGTTGCACGGTTAGCCTCCTCAGGTAGTTGCATCTATAAATCTTTGAGATGCAAGGAACCAGCACGAGCCGAGCTTCTCTCGTATATGCACATTCTTTACGAG GGTACTCAATGGATCACTTTGATTCAAGCTTTTGCAAGCAGGCCTGGTCGACCGCCTCACATTCGTATAACCGGTATAGATGATCCTGCATCGGCTTATGCTCGTGGAGGCGGGCTAGACATCGTTGGTAGGAGGCTTTCCAAGTTAGCAAAATTGTATAATGTGCCATTTGAGTTTCACTCCGCTGCCATTTCTGGCTGTGATGTTCAGCAAAAAAACTTAAGCATTCGACGAGGGGAGGCTTTAGCAGTGAATTTCGCGTTCATGCTACACCATATGCCAGACGAGAGCGTAAGCACCGAAAATCACCGAGATAGACTATTGAGGCTGGTTAAGGGTCTGTCCCCAAAGGTAGTGACAGTCGTCGAACAAGAATCCAACACGAACACCGCTGCATTCTATCCCCGGTTCATCGAAACGCTGGATTACTACAACGCCATGTTTGAATCAATCGACGTTACTCTTCCAAGACAACACAAGGAGCGAATTAACATCGAGCAGCATTGTCTAGCAAGGGAAGTTGTGAACATACTAGCATGCGAAGGGGCCGAAAGAGTGGAACGACACGAGCTACTCGGAAAATGGAGACTCCGATTCGCAATGGCAGGATTTACAGCTTACCCATTAAGCTCTTTGGTTAATGCTACCATAAAAACGTTATTAGATAACTATTCTAACAGGTATAggattgaagagagagaaggggcTCTGTATCTAGGCTGGATGGATAGGGATTTGGTCGCTTCCTGTGCATGGAAGTGA